AGCAAATTGCAGGCTATGCCACAATGAGAGGTGTTGGAAATTTCGGAGTGGAGAATGGTACTACTAATGGAGAATTAAGTCCATCTGCAAGTAGGTTGAAGAGTCAGATTACTTACTCATCTGGGTTACCTTCTTCCTTGGGGCTATTGTCACAGATCTCTGAAATTGGGGATGACAGCTTAGGGGAGAGTAGCCCTGGTGGTGGAAAGCTCGGGAATAGCGACGGCAGCACTCAATTTAGTAGTCCCGGATTATCGTTTACTTCTTGGAATGATTCTGCACATTATGTGGACAATTTCAATGTCATAAAAGTAGAGCCAGATTATAATGGGAAGTTATTTTCTGATGCTCAGGTATTGCTGCCGTCTTGGTGAAgctgttttttcattttttattttttggacaCCACGTCTCATTTCTTGTTATTAGATTCTAAGTGGAATTGTTCTTGATAATCAGAATGGGGAGCTTGGAAATCGTGCTCAGATTTTGTCTCATCACCTAAGTTTGCCAAAGACTGATGTTGATCACATGGCTACCTTGGAAAAACTCCTCCAGTTCCCTGATTCGGTTCCTTGTAAAATCCGAGCAAAGCGTGGTTGTGCCACTCACCCACGAAGCATCGCAGAGAGGGTAAGGCTCATATCTTTCCCTAAACTAATTTCGATCTTCTTAGTTGCTCATAGCATCTGTTCATTACATGAGTTGATGTGAGAATTAGAATTACATTGTTGTGTCTCAGATTTTTGTCTAAGCCAATCTAAATATCCTGGCAGTGGTTGGGAGCATGGAGTTCTAGCTAAAGATTTGGACTTGTGTGGAGTTGGACAGAATGCAATACAAAATTACATTGAAAATTTGTCAAATCCCTCACAAAACCAAACCCGGGTTTCATACTCCATGCTCTCGTACACAGCACAAGCATGTTTCCCATAAACATGAGTTTAGTATTGGAACTCGGATGATCCCTTAGAATCCCTATGTAGACTATGATTCTAAAGAACAAACCGTTTTCAGGTGAGAAGAAGCCGAATCAGTGAGAGGATGAGGAAATTACAGGAGCTTGTCCCAAACATGGAAAAGGTAAAACTGTTTATAATTGATTTCATCTAGCTATTGCTGTTCCcctcttaaaatattttcttttatttattgacAGCAAACAAACACAGCAGACATGTTGGATTTGGCGGTTGAGTATATTAAAGACCTTCAGAGGCAGTTCAAGGTATTAAAGAGGAAACCAAACTTTAAATCAAACATGCCCAGGAAAAGAAGTTAAAATCAAACACATTTTTTTTCAAGTGTTATTTCCCTTTCTGCAGGTATTAACCGATAATCGGGCAAAATGCAAGTGTTCAAGCATGCAAAAGTCCCTCCCGAATCAAACTGTTTGACTTGCTTCTGTACAGAAAATAAGGGAAAATAGATGGAAAATCTGATAGAAACCTAGCTATCTTTTCCATTTTGCACTGAAGAACAAGAAAgggtacatatatatatatatgtattttttagtGGGCATAAAAGTGGATAGGCTGCCAGAATCTGCACCGCAAGATCGGGATCCTGCAACCAAACAAGGTTTCCAACTACACAATAAGTGAAATAAATTGATAATTAAATTGTATAGAAGTGAACTAGGTATCCTCCTTGTTATATGTACAACAATATCTAATTTATCATGCTTTGCTCAATAAACATTCTGATATGCTGTTTTGGTGAGACACAGCTGTGCATCCCAATATGGAGGTTAGTCTGGTCTGCTTCTTTCGCTCTCTATATCTTATTAGATGAATAGGTATAACAGAAGGCTAGGGCTTTGAGAATCTTCCTATATATTAAGGAATGCATTATTGAGGCAAGCTGCGTATCTGAAATCCAATGGCTGACCCCATTTAAAGGCACCAGCTTCTTAAATGAGCCTTATCTATTTGTTGTGGGGGATCAAAATGGCACTACTCAGTAGTCACTAGTGTGCAGGATTGAGTATTGATCACCTGATCTGAACAGTTGCCTTGATTTTTCCTAGAGGCGAAAAGGGTTGCTTTGCTTTTGTACTGCAGCACGGAGTCTGTGACCATAAAAGGGCAAAAGCAAGCAAAGCCAGGGTAAGCTTTAGGTGGCCTCCACTCGTGACACTCTTCCCTTTTTTATCAGAATGCACGGTGGGGAATGCAGCTGTGGTCACTACCTTGACTCTTGGGACTTGGCTTTCCTTCTCAAAGTGGCAAAGCAATTCTACCATTCTTGTCCATTTGTGGAGTTAAAATTCTATTTAGCTTGTTAGCAATAGCATTTTGGAAGTGCTTTGCTCCCACTTCATGAGATAAAAGTAGTATTACCATTGTCAAAAGTCCTTTTTAACTCGTATTTGGGTTTGTGTTTTGGATTAAATTTATACGATTTGGATGAAATTTACTTCTAAATTGTTTCGAGTTCCGTCCAAATTcacttaaattcaaattcaaggctAAAATTTCAATTTCCAATGAAAACGTAGAAATGCTTCCATGAACTCTCACAAACAACTAGGTTGTGCATTTAGGAATGTTTGGAAACGTGGATTCAATGCTAGGTTTTTCTAAATTCTAATTTGTACTGAGTTTctctaaatttatttaaattcaaatttagggttcaaatttcaattttctaaataaaCACAGTAAGATAGTGTTTGTGAACATGAATTTGAGTCTTTGAATATgtatttgtgtggatttagaattaatttaaaataattgtaTGTTATGTCTCTTTTAAAATCTATATTAACTCAAATCGAATATTCAAATTTCATAGTAATCCTATGTATTGGATTTaagtaatacaaaattatattctcaaattaaaaatctgaaattcatatttccaAACACAGTGTAAATGTTTTTAGAACCCCCCAAACAAAGGAAAATTTATGCCTTCTTTTTTGTTGTTGTGGATGAAGTATGCACCCGAATTCAAAGTTAAAAGATTGCAAATTCTTGACTGACATAGATTTGGACATGGTATCCAAATCTCAGAATGCGAATAGAATGATTCATATTGGAAATGTAGAGTGTGGTTGATTTAACTTTGTATTACATTGAAATCGCATTGGATTAGAGGCACCAAAGATGAATGTTGATATGGGCATGTTTCAATGGTGACAAAGGGACCTACATTGTCCAACTAAaccccacccccaaaaaaaaaaaaaagtgagttcTCTCTTTTTGCATTTCCTCCATAAGGACAGGGGTGTCAAAACGGGTCGAAATCTTATAGGTGATTTGTGATCCGTTCGTTTAAATTGAATTTGAGTTTAATACAAACTGGTCCATTTATAAAAGGATCAACTCGAACtcgacccgtttattaaacggggtAGGTGGATTCGAGTGGGTGacccgtttaaaaataaaatgaattgagtaattttttttaatatatatatatatatatatcattttataagaaatatttaaaataaataaattatattatttaaacgGGCAGATTTGGGTTTACATAGTAGTCACCCATTAATAAACGGGTTAACCCGAATTCAAACTCGAACCCATTTAATTCCGACCCACCTGAACTCGGCTCGTTAACCCGTTTTGTCATCGCTACGTAGGGAGGCCAATTTATAGCCTAGTAGCCTACATATATTAAATAGTACAAATTGTATGGCAGATCTCCCTCTCCACATATCTGTGTGCTGGTATTTTAAATATTAACCATGCGACAATACATTCATCAATATCGAACATATAAAAATGAAGGTTTATTTCCTATATATTTAGAATTTACAAAATAGGTACACGAACACGTGAAATGGGAGATCTCCTATATAATTTCTCGAGGGGAGGGGGTCTCATGTATTGATGTATAGTTTCTCCTTAAATAGGTGATTATGATGGATCAAGATAGATTAGGTTaaaatgtgacaacccgaataataatggtatttaaataataaagaggaagggaaatagaaacagtaacagaaggaggcagcagattttgttcgtcgacaacatcgcattttgggagaaataaccaagaaaattagtcaagttctcgtcgacgaacacaggggattcgtcgacgaggatataagagggcctcgtcagcaaagccaagtttcgtcgatgagaagataccgagaaaggattttgggaagtctgaaattcgtcgacgaaggtgcaggttcgtcgacgaacttttcacaggactcgtcgacgaggtgacgtgtctcatcgatgaattcaaTCCTACAAATAACCCAAAACCTAGATTTAAAcgcaaaaattaagaaaaatctcactcactctctctctctctctctctctctctctctccattcggtttctcttccttctctcttcgatttcggctccgttgctcgccagatcgacgatctgaagccactacgacgctcctgggaaagttctctccaaatctgccggagcggatcattggtggaagttagccaaaaatcatccctgagttgaggtaaggctttttatgccaaatttggtcttactatagttataggaaatgatattcacgtgaaaataccaaagtttagttctacaagttattgttttcagggagttgaacggggaatcctGTGAGTGCAGGACTAGAAATTTTAATgggtttctttcagtgtcaggtaagggaataaactaaaacagttattttccatacaaattattattatttatcagcaaatttatttttagaaaagcatgtattatatttgtatattacgaaggaaatgcacgtttgggaaaatactgctattacgttgaaatgtatatgtattgagatgctagaaattatgattttagaatacaatgtatggttttaatacagcaaatgtgtggcatgaatgttactttgcgtgagaagtattatgatatgactatgttaCGAATGAGGCATGTTTCAGGAGTTATGAAAAaatacagtatgttatgatgattttgataagtacatgataattgattatttttagaatgatatgaatgaaatgattttggcgcgaggctgtatatatatatttatatgaaatgatttcggcgtgatgccgtatttatgaaatgattttggcgcaaggccgtatttatgaaatgatgttcgacgcaaggccgtatttatgaaatgattttcggcgcgaggccgtatttatgaaattatgaataatgctataatatcatgtactatatttaccagaacccggatgttagtttagttcaattcaggagcacggtatcatagcttatagatcagatatctatgatcagattggtgctaatcatcccacgagggggtgggagatggatagtcgatgtggctttcaatgtagagtgtaGGCGTCCATGtggcagtccggaccagagtgtggcaggttcatcatacttacagacatttttgactcggtagtggttgaccagccattgtcgggtcccgccttcgagctacaCAACTCGTTataaggggtaatacatgacatcggctagctattcatcttaggtatattttcagtattattagctataacagacatttcatgatcagtatgaattattagaaaatatgaaagtatatgattattcaccATGTTATGATATATGTTTTTTtaagatatatgaaatgtactgaatATGTATAactacattaaatattcatgttgccacacagctgtatttagtttattttccctgactgagaagtgtctcacccccgaacattaaatgattttcaggaaacctagaaggaccggcgggtcgtgaccgccgttgagtttaGTGAGCTACCCCGCTAAAAGGGTAAGTGTTGTGTTAGGatcaatggtttttttttttttttttttggtaagatcctaggaaatactttttggtgGTTTTGGGTAATTTGGTGATTGTATATAATGCAGAACGTGATGGTTTATAATTAACTTTGGTATtatagattttatggttttgagaatgtgatttatatttactgctgcttaggtttccgctgtgaatgataGATGTCCCCGTTatccacgagttcgggttgactgttttatttattttaattatattaaatgagtatataagcaggtcgttacataaaatgattcatttatctatttattactcatttatataaaataattttatccaTTTAGATCCTACTCAATTATCTATTTAATTTTAAAGCATACAAAGCTAATTAGGTCAAACTTGTGACTTGAAATATTACCGTGCCATCGCATCTTCCTATCTTTCTAAAGGATTATTTGATTAGTgcttgattaaaaaatattcaaattatAGTAGTAATATCTATGGACTTATATTGTTGAATTTCAAGACATGCATGTAGTCAAAATTATAAGTACGTGCCTATATAATTATGTACATATTTAAATCGAACCAAttacataattatatacatacatattaatTGGTGTGGATAATTAAACTAGACCAATTATTTATGTACATAGTTGGGTAATTATGCACATATTTGAGCACCAAAAACTGTTTGCAAGTACAAAATTACGTGCATAAATTTTTGAATCATACTATTAATTAGGTAATTATATGCTTTGATTTCAAATTATAAGTGTATTCAATACTATAACTACGAAATTACTTTTATGTATGTTAATTGGTTTGGATAATCAAACTAAACCAAGCCAATTATGTACATACATAATTGTGTAATTACATATGTATTGTAAAATCAAATTATtctaattacaaaattatgttcGTTGATTTCTGAATTATAGCATTGATTATGTTGATGTGAATGCCCAGCGGAAACTACACACAATTTCGAATCCCGGAACAagtaatgcaatcactcaatgatgaatatatggaaataagcaatcactcacaaagagaatcaACGAAAGCAATAACCAAAGACacaatgtgacaacccgaataaaaatggaatttaaataataaagaggaaaggaaactaccagaggactcgtcgacgaacacaggggattcgtcgatgagggtataagagaattcgttgacgaagattgaatttcgtcgacgaggaaataccgatagaggttttgagctgactgaattttgttgacaaggttttgagctgactgaatttcgttgataaaattattaaaagattcgtcgacgaatgacgtggctcgttgacgaatccagtcctataaatatcaaaaatccaaattttaactTCTCAACTaggctaactctctcctctctctctctccccttcggctctctttctttctttctttgattttgggctAAATTGCCGAATTGATTGtttaaagccaccacgacgctcctagggaagttctctccaaatctgccagaatggatcattggtgaaagcaagttggaaatcatccgtaagttgaggtaagactttttaagtcaaattttgTCTTatagtagttataggaaatgatgtacatgtgaaaatactaaagtttaatactgagagttttcattttcagggtattgatcaagaaatcctacgAGTGTGAAACTAGAGTTTATAggaggctttctcagtagtcaggtaagggaataaattaaaacaattattttcttgtaaattaatattatttatgagaaaagttattttctggaaagcatgtattatagttatagattacgaaggaaatgtacgtttgagaaaaattactgctaatatgttgaaatatatatatatatatatatatatatatatatatatatgtatgagatgctagaaagtatgattttaaaatgcaatgtatggttttatacaccaaatgtgtgacatgaatattattttacgtgaaaaaatattatgaaatgataataatatgaatgcagtatgatttgagaagttatggaagtatacagtacattatgattctgacaaatacatgattaaatgattattttcaaaataacgtatttatatatgatttcggcgcaagaccGTATGCATGTATGATTTCaacgcaaggtcgtatgtatgtatgattttggcgtaaggtcgtatgtatgtatgatttcggcacaagggcgtaattatgaaatgtttgggACAAGGCTATAATTATGAAATATGCTATAAtatcacgtattatatgttatcagaacccggatgttagtttagttcagtttcgggagcttggtaccgtagctatatagatcagatatcaatgttcagattagtgctaaccactccacgagggggtgagagatggatagttgatgtggctttcattAGAATGTGAACGTCCACCTGatagtccggaccaaggtgtggtgggcccatcgtacttacagacatttttgactcagcagtggtcgactagccattgttgggtctcgccttcaggctacacaactcgtcatggggggtaatacatgacattaactagttattcatcctaggtatgttttccgtattatcagttataacagttGTTTTATGTACATTATGATTTATTAatcaatatgaaaatatatgagaatttagtatgttatgatgaatgtttaccgatatatgaaatgtactatatatgtataattgcattaaatgctcatgttgccacacaactgtatttagtttgtttttccttattaagaagtgtctcacccccgaactaaatatatttttcaggagaccttgagTGACCGActggtcgtggccgccgttgagtcaaTAATATTACCCCGTTATGAGGATAAGtaatgtactaggatcagaattgttttggttatgggatcctagatgtattttgaaatatgttgggagaatgtaaataaatacagtattctgggaatgtagataactatggtattatgttttatggttgaatgattgagattttatatttaccgctgcttaggtttccgctgtgattgacaggtgccctgttacccatgggtttgAGTTGACcattttccatttattatgttacattttatattaagaatttgaggtcgttacacacaAGATTTACATGTTTCGGCAATGTGTCTACCTTCACGAGAGCAacaattgaattttttttctatCACAACGTCAAACTTACATTTTAAAgttacaaatattgattaaatatgaACCCTAAGCGTATAGGAACCTTAGAACCTATCTAAAACATCCCTGTAACAATCTTTGGAGGAAAATCCTGCAAAAAACCTCCAATCTACTGATCTCTTGATTCAA
This Malania oleifera isolate guangnan ecotype guangnan chromosome 11, ASM2987363v1, whole genome shotgun sequence DNA region includes the following protein-coding sequences:
- the LOC131167666 gene encoding transcription factor bHLH130, producing the protein MYNGSQVSTLDTNLMFSSPNYKSSLHVETENNGEALMGSEILHTQNQNQQPPNSGLLRFRSAPSSMLGNFSNNGGGEKVSGSFEGFLHHRPPSSCVGGDFAAEASVNHRNPQNGYGSNSQLPPHYPRQSSVPSSSAIDGSYRAVNSVAVDRHAYAKNVNRSACSSNLTRQNSSPPGLFNHLAVQNGYATMRGVGNFGVENGTTNGELSPSASRLKSQITYSSGLPSSLGLLSQISEIGDDSLGESSPGGGKLGNSDGSTQFSSPGLSFTSWNDSAHYVDNFNVIKVEPDYNGKLFSDAQNGELGNRAQILSHHLSLPKTDVDHMATLEKLLQFPDSVPCKIRAKRGCATHPRSIAERVRRSRISERMRKLQELVPNMEKQTNTADMLDLAVEYIKDLQRQFKVLTDNRAKCKCSSMQKSLPNQTV